The Phragmites australis chromosome 15, lpPhrAust1.1, whole genome shotgun sequence genome window below encodes:
- the LOC133891900 gene encoding uncharacterized protein LOC133891900, whose translation MAQLSRVCAAAIVTAVRAQRERAPAAGARDRLAGLAPQAAALAAARAAADDGRRQAGADESLRKAMYLSCWGPS comes from the coding sequence ATGGCGCAGCTGAGCCGGGTGTGTGCGGCGGCCATCGTGACCGCGGTGCGGGCGCAGCGGGAGAGGGCGCCCGCCGCGGGGGCGCGGGACCGGTTGGCGGGGCTCGCCCCGCAGGCCGCCGCGCTGGCCGCCGCGCGGGCGGCCGCCGACGACGGCCGGAGGCAGGCCGGCGCCGACGAGTCGCTCCGCAAGGCCATGTACCTCAGCTGCTGGGGCCCGAGCTAG